From Haloarcula hispanica ATCC 33960, the proteins below share one genomic window:
- a CDS encoding HAD family hydrolase: MSYDAVLFDCDGVIVEMPDRTVMTEAMRRVQRRFELSDPPEQMVADFFRGNLSSITERCRSAGIERDTFCAEAAREGVRAQLTEIRSGLRSVYDDVAAVKKLNYPMGVVSDNHPHVLSFLLGRFDLTSYFETVRGCRFTPSGLERQKPNPHNVQAALETLGAESALYVGDQQIDVKAADNAGIDSVLLRRERPTESGIDVAPTYEVSSLWQLHNILSQRD; the protein is encoded by the coding sequence ATGAGCTACGACGCGGTACTGTTCGACTGTGATGGTGTCATCGTAGAGATGCCCGACAGGACGGTTATGACGGAGGCGATGCGCCGTGTTCAGCGGCGGTTTGAACTGTCCGACCCGCCCGAACAGATGGTCGCCGACTTCTTCCGGGGCAATCTTTCGTCTATCACCGAGCGCTGCCGGTCGGCTGGAATCGAGCGCGATACCTTCTGCGCCGAGGCCGCCCGCGAAGGAGTTCGGGCGCAACTAACCGAGATCCGGTCGGGGCTCCGCTCAGTATATGATGACGTCGCCGCCGTTAAGAAGTTGAACTACCCGATGGGTGTAGTTAGCGACAACCACCCGCACGTACTCTCGTTCCTCCTGGGGCGGTTTGACCTGACCAGCTACTTCGAGACGGTGAGAGGCTGTCGGTTCACGCCGTCGGGGCTGGAACGTCAGAAGCCCAACCCGCATAACGTCCAGGCTGCGCTGGAAACGTTGGGTGCTGAGAGCGCTTTGTACGTCGGTGATCAGCAGATCGATGTCAAGGCGGCTGATAACGCCGGCATCGACTCTGTACTGCTACGACGTGAACGTCCGACTGAGAGTGGGATTGACGTTGCACCGACATACGAGGTGTCCTCACTCTGGCAACTCCACAACATCTTATCCCAGCGCGACTGA
- a CDS encoding AIR synthase family protein → MSDLGKIDRELFDTVIYPELGADREDVTLGPTHGIDFGVIDVGGDALVTATDPLSVLPDLGFERAGRFALDVVLADVAVSGLPPSHLSVTFTLPPAMSDDELAAMWHGFAGRAEEVGVSVVTGHTARYAGVDYSWVGGATVLGVGSHDDIVRPDGARAGDKLVVGTGPGAEVTGLFANLFPEQIGLSPDRTAIAQERLADTALVEDAMAATNAGNVTAMHDATEGGITGAFIEMADGAGVRFDVDSEAMPVAEGVGALCDALDIDPWHVSSCGTLLAAVNPADADSVVDALRDRGTPAAVVGEVTNGSGLYVDGTRQSHPGADPSWEAFGRLQAAAEGDTDQR, encoded by the coding sequence ATGAGTGATCTCGGAAAAATCGACCGCGAACTGTTCGATACCGTCATCTACCCGGAACTGGGCGCGGACCGAGAGGACGTGACGCTGGGGCCGACCCACGGTATCGATTTCGGCGTCATCGACGTCGGCGGCGACGCCCTCGTCACGGCCACCGACCCATTGTCGGTCCTCCCCGATTTGGGGTTCGAGCGGGCCGGTCGGTTCGCGCTTGACGTGGTCCTGGCCGACGTTGCCGTTTCCGGTCTCCCGCCGTCGCATCTCTCCGTAACGTTCACCCTCCCACCGGCGATGAGCGACGACGAACTGGCGGCGATGTGGCACGGCTTTGCCGGGCGGGCCGAGGAAGTCGGCGTGAGCGTCGTCACCGGCCACACCGCCCGCTACGCCGGCGTCGACTACTCCTGGGTCGGTGGTGCGACGGTGCTCGGCGTCGGGTCCCACGACGACATCGTCCGGCCGGACGGCGCTCGGGCGGGAGACAAACTGGTCGTCGGCACCGGCCCCGGGGCCGAAGTCACTGGCCTGTTCGCCAATCTCTTTCCGGAACAGATCGGGCTGTCGCCCGACCGAACCGCCATCGCACAGGAGCGACTGGCCGACACCGCGCTCGTCGAGGACGCGATGGCCGCGACAAACGCCGGCAACGTGACGGCGATGCACGACGCGACGGAGGGCGGTATCACCGGTGCGTTCATCGAAATGGCCGACGGTGCGGGCGTCCGGTTCGACGTGGATAGCGAGGCGATGCCGGTCGCCGAAGGCGTCGGCGCGCTCTGTGACGCGCTCGACATCGACCCCTGGCACGTCAGTAGTTGCGGGACGCTTCTGGCTGCCGTCAACCCTGCGGACGCTGATAGCGTCGTCGACGCGCTCAGGGACCGTGGGACGCCAGCAGCCGTCGTCGGCGAAGTGACCAACGGTTCAGGGCTCTACGTCGACGGCACCCGACAATCGCACCCCGGTGCGGACCCGTCGTGGGAGGCCTTTGGACGCCTGCAGGCGGCTGCCGAGGGCGACACAGACCAGCGGTGA
- a CDS encoding helix-turn-helix transcriptional regulator produces the protein MNRSGETALERLEFLIASPNRYRLLRSLSEGAASSDTLGEELDLPRSTLRRNLTALENQGYISQVVTENRYEVTVAGEIACKAVRNALSTVELGASVGPFFERFPAELPIGPDTLMSCDITISTTDTPFEPLYHVRRNVMGAACVKGFVPTINPLYIDTLQECIDEDLTLEVVAPPSGYESARPDYDETLDAIGASENITLYESGSVPEYALGIIDETVLLGAFDERMRTHSVIAAPSQSELRRWAAERYDEIKATATPR, from the coding sequence ATGAATCGTTCTGGCGAGACCGCGCTGGAACGACTTGAATTCTTGATCGCGTCTCCGAATCGGTACCGACTACTGCGGTCGCTTTCGGAGGGTGCGGCGTCATCTGACACACTCGGAGAGGAACTTGACCTCCCACGGTCAACGCTTCGGCGGAATCTTACTGCCCTTGAGAACCAGGGGTACATCTCCCAAGTCGTTACGGAGAATCGATACGAGGTCACCGTAGCGGGAGAGATCGCGTGCAAAGCGGTCAGAAACGCGCTTTCGACGGTCGAACTTGGAGCCTCGGTCGGCCCCTTCTTCGAGCGGTTCCCGGCCGAACTCCCAATCGGTCCGGACACGCTCATGTCGTGCGACATTACAATATCGACGACCGATACTCCGTTCGAGCCGCTCTACCACGTCCGCCGGAACGTGATGGGTGCGGCCTGCGTCAAGGGATTCGTGCCGACCATCAATCCGCTCTACATCGACACACTCCAGGAGTGTATCGACGAGGATCTGACACTTGAGGTCGTCGCACCTCCATCAGGGTACGAATCTGCGAGGCCTGACTACGACGAGACGCTCGACGCAATTGGGGCGTCTGAAAACATCACACTCTACGAGTCGGGTTCGGTCCCGGAGTACGCACTTGGGATTATCGACGAGACGGTGCTACTCGGAGCGTTCGACGAACGAATGCGAACCCACTCGGTAATAGCAGCACCGTCGCAATCGGAGCTCCGACGGTGGGCAGCGGAGAGGTACGACGAAATCAAGGCGACCGCCACGCCGCGCTAA
- a CDS encoding DUF4013 domain-containing protein: MFKEAISYPQDGDSAVKTIAIGGALLFLSFLVVPLFFVFGYVVRSLRAVMNGETTPPEFDEWGDLGIDGLKAFAIGFVYSLVPTVITGTALFLTVATFGPSETVFSGVITGLLLTVAALGMLAISLAAVYIVPAAVVASVRTDSVAAAFSPSDLRPLLFSRTYATGWVVAFGISLLAGVVVSVLSATVVGSVLTPFVVFYAYVAGAYAIGTAVREMPEIASEPATPAAGSVA, from the coding sequence ATGTTCAAAGAAGCTATATCGTATCCGCAGGACGGCGACAGCGCAGTGAAAACCATCGCTATCGGGGGTGCGTTGCTGTTCCTGAGTTTCCTCGTCGTTCCGCTGTTCTTCGTGTTCGGGTACGTCGTCCGGTCACTCCGGGCCGTGATGAACGGGGAGACGACGCCGCCGGAGTTCGACGAATGGGGCGACCTGGGCATAGACGGGCTGAAGGCGTTCGCTATCGGATTCGTTTACTCGCTGGTCCCGACGGTGATCACAGGGACAGCACTGTTTCTCACTGTTGCCACCTTCGGACCCAGCGAGACCGTCTTCAGTGGCGTAATCACGGGATTGCTCCTCACAGTCGCCGCGCTCGGAATGCTCGCGATTTCCCTGGCCGCAGTGTACATTGTTCCGGCCGCCGTCGTCGCCTCCGTTCGGACCGACAGCGTCGCCGCGGCGTTCTCGCCGAGTGACCTCCGCCCGCTCCTGTTCAGCCGCACCTACGCTACTGGCTGGGTCGTCGCGTTCGGTATCAGCCTCCTCGCCGGCGTCGTCGTCAGCGTCCTGAGCGCCACCGTCGTGGGTTCCGTCCTGACACCCTTCGTAGTGTTCTACGCTTACGTGGCCGGGGCCTACGCTATCGGGACCGCTGTCAGGGAGATGCCGGAAATCGCCTCTGAACCCGCGACGCCCGCTGCAGGCTCGGTCGCCTGA
- a CDS encoding ArsR/SmtB family transcription factor produces MSLLPSRGPDTSTSQDGELQVVGVDEDVSDVLDALSSETAREILNTVYDEPGTPSELADRLDMSIQKVSYHLEKLEDEELITVAGVQYSEKGQEMKVYEPPEDPLVLFVGTQERKQSLRSLVRRVLPVIGVLTAASVMLQLLLGQFPIQLGSSGAGGDAGTTGDGAQGGDAESLEAANETAATDEPTSAPTETDDSGFQIAEATETPEATPAPESTPVPEADTPDRAMTEEARQLTTDAAASGGIDLEPGVAFFLGGLLVLTLYVSFWAYKNYR; encoded by the coding sequence ATGTCGTTGCTGCCCTCCCGCGGTCCCGACACGAGCACCTCACAGGACGGGGAGCTACAGGTCGTCGGGGTCGACGAAGACGTCTCAGATGTCCTCGATGCCCTCTCCTCGGAAACGGCCAGAGAAATCCTCAACACCGTCTACGACGAGCCGGGAACACCCTCTGAACTGGCCGACCGGCTCGATATGTCGATACAGAAGGTCTCCTATCACCTAGAAAAGCTGGAAGACGAGGAGCTGATCACCGTCGCCGGGGTCCAGTACTCGGAAAAAGGCCAAGAGATGAAGGTGTACGAGCCCCCGGAGGACCCGCTGGTGTTGTTCGTCGGGACGCAGGAGCGCAAGCAGTCGCTCCGGTCGCTCGTTCGCCGGGTCCTGCCTGTCATCGGGGTTCTCACCGCGGCTAGCGTCATGCTGCAACTCCTGCTCGGGCAGTTCCCGATCCAGCTCGGGAGTTCCGGGGCCGGCGGCGACGCGGGAACCACCGGTGACGGTGCCCAGGGCGGGGACGCCGAGAGTCTCGAGGCGGCGAACGAAACGGCCGCGACGGACGAACCCACGTCAGCCCCGACGGAGACAGACGACAGCGGGTTCCAGATAGCCGAGGCGACGGAGACGCCGGAAGCTACACCGGCCCCGGAAAGCACCCCGGTTCCGGAAGCCGATACCCCGGACAGAGCGATGACCGAGGAAGCGCGGCAACTGACGACCGACGCCGCGGCCAGTGGTGGTATCGACCTCGAACCCGGCGTGGCCTTCTTCCTCGGTGGGCTGCTGGTCCTGACGCTGTACGTCTCGTTCTGGGCGTACAAGAACTACCGCTGA
- a CDS encoding class I SAM-dependent methyltransferase gives MKKSLDEHAERFSEHADAYDEDQDSAAYRACVDFAVEHAAPESDDVVLDLGTGTGAIAFALAPDAGEIIGRDISDGMLEKAREKADERGTENVSFGDGRFRAPNVDGPVDIVTSNFAMHHLADDEKRDAIDTIADLGPRRIVLGDVMLFGDDDPDAPFYSPEVDDPATVGVLADAFTDAGYALTAVEMVTEQAGVLVAERIDSD, from the coding sequence ATGAAGAAATCACTCGACGAACACGCCGAGCGCTTCTCCGAACACGCCGACGCGTACGACGAGGACCAGGATTCGGCGGCGTATCGCGCCTGTGTCGACTTCGCTGTCGAGCACGCGGCCCCCGAAAGCGACGACGTAGTCCTCGACCTCGGCACGGGGACCGGAGCGATTGCGTTCGCACTCGCGCCCGACGCAGGGGAGATCATCGGCCGCGACATCAGCGACGGCATGCTGGAGAAAGCACGGGAGAAAGCCGACGAGCGAGGCACCGAGAACGTGAGCTTCGGCGACGGCCGCTTCCGCGCTCCGAACGTCGACGGCCCGGTGGACATCGTCACGTCGAACTTCGCGATGCACCACCTCGCGGACGACGAGAAGCGCGACGCCATCGACACTATCGCCGATCTGGGGCCGCGACGAATCGTCCTCGGAGACGTGATGCTGTTCGGCGACGACGACCCTGATGCGCCGTTTTACAGCCCCGAAGTCGACGACCCGGCGACGGTCGGTGTCCTGGCTGACGCCTTCACCGACGCCGGCTACGCGCTGACGGCCGTCGAGATGGTCACCGAGCAGGCTGGCGTGCTGGTCGCCGAACGGATCGATTCGGACTGA
- the rqcH gene encoding ribosome rescue protein RqcH: MDHKRELTSVDLAALEGELAGYEGAKLDKAYLYPEDDLVRLKLRDFDRGRVEFLIEVGDVKRAHAADQSHVPDAPGRPPDFAMMLRNRLSGADLVRVEQFEFDRIIELEFDREDASTTIVAELFGDGNVAVLDEYGEVIDCLETVRLKSRTVAPGTPYEFPSARFNPMTVDYDGFVARIKESDADLVRTLATQLNFGGLYGEELCTRAGIDYNVAVDDLDESDFERLYELIDEMGTRLREGDVDPRVYYETLDDGDGAGNGESGDDPDRRRIDVTPIPLAEYEELYSESFTEFNPALDDYFFNFQREEEVEGGETQRPDFEAEIEKQQRIIQQQEQAIEDFEADAEVEREKAELLYANYDLVDDVLSTVQAARQDDVSWDDIEAKFDEGADRGIAAAEAVVSLDGSEGTVTLDIDGTRVTVDAFTGVEKNADELYKEAKRIEEKKEGALAAIENTREDLEAVKERREEWEADDGEDEADNDEAEDEPTDWLSMQSIPTRSTERWYEQFRWFHTSDGFLVIGGRDADDNEELVQKYLEGGDKFFHAQAHGGPVTVLKATGPSEPSKEVEFPQSSLDQAAQFAVSYSSVWKDGKFAGDVYMVDPDQVSKTPESGEYLEKGGFAVRGDRTYFEGTPAGVAVGITCDDETRVIGGPPAAIEGQAATSITVEPGQYAQNDIAKRLYREFKERFADETFVRKVASPDQIQEFLPPGGSRMTEE, from the coding sequence ATGGACCACAAGCGGGAACTGACGAGCGTCGACCTCGCCGCCCTGGAGGGCGAACTCGCCGGCTACGAGGGCGCGAAGCTCGACAAGGCGTACCTCTACCCCGAGGACGACCTCGTCAGACTGAAGCTCCGGGACTTCGACCGCGGGCGCGTCGAGTTCCTCATCGAAGTCGGCGACGTCAAGCGCGCCCACGCTGCCGACCAGAGTCACGTCCCCGACGCACCGGGCCGCCCGCCGGACTTCGCGATGATGCTCCGGAACCGGCTGTCGGGCGCTGACCTCGTCCGCGTCGAGCAGTTCGAGTTCGACCGCATCATCGAACTGGAGTTCGACCGCGAGGACGCGTCGACGACTATCGTCGCGGAGCTGTTCGGCGACGGGAACGTCGCCGTGCTGGACGAATACGGCGAGGTCATCGACTGTCTTGAAACGGTCAGGCTCAAATCCCGAACCGTCGCACCCGGGACGCCCTACGAATTCCCGTCGGCGCGGTTCAACCCGATGACTGTCGATTACGACGGGTTTGTCGCTCGCATCAAGGAATCCGACGCTGACCTCGTGCGGACGCTGGCGACGCAACTGAACTTCGGCGGCCTCTACGGCGAGGAACTGTGTACCCGCGCCGGCATCGACTACAACGTCGCCGTCGACGACCTCGATGAGTCCGATTTCGAGCGGCTGTACGAACTCATCGACGAGATGGGGACGCGCCTGCGTGAGGGAGATGTCGACCCGCGGGTGTACTACGAAACGCTCGACGACGGTGACGGTGCAGGCAACGGGGAATCCGGCGATGACCCGGACCGCCGGCGCATCGACGTGACGCCGATTCCGCTGGCGGAGTACGAAGAACTCTACAGCGAATCTTTCACGGAGTTCAACCCCGCGCTGGACGACTACTTCTTCAATTTCCAGCGGGAGGAGGAAGTCGAGGGCGGCGAGACACAGCGCCCGGACTTCGAGGCCGAGATAGAGAAACAGCAGCGCATCATCCAGCAACAGGAGCAGGCTATCGAGGACTTCGAAGCCGACGCCGAGGTCGAACGGGAGAAGGCCGAGCTGCTGTACGCCAACTACGACCTCGTCGACGACGTGCTCTCGACGGTGCAGGCCGCCCGCCAGGACGACGTGTCCTGGGACGACATCGAGGCGAAGTTTGACGAGGGGGCCGACCGCGGCATCGCGGCCGCCGAAGCAGTTGTCTCGCTTGACGGGAGCGAGGGGACGGTGACCCTCGACATCGACGGGACGCGGGTCACAGTGGACGCCTTCACCGGCGTCGAGAAGAACGCCGACGAACTGTACAAGGAGGCCAAACGCATCGAGGAGAAGAAGGAGGGCGCGCTCGCTGCCATCGAGAACACCCGCGAGGACCTCGAAGCGGTCAAAGAGCGGCGCGAGGAGTGGGAGGCCGACGACGGCGAGGACGAAGCCGATAACGACGAGGCCGAGGACGAACCGACGGACTGGCTCTCGATGCAGTCCATTCCGACCCGGTCGACCGAGCGCTGGTACGAGCAGTTCCGCTGGTTCCACACCTCGGACGGCTTCCTCGTCATCGGCGGCCGCGACGCCGACGACAACGAAGAACTCGTCCAGAAGTATCTGGAGGGCGGTGACAAGTTCTTCCACGCGCAGGCCCACGGCGGCCCGGTCACGGTGCTCAAGGCCACCGGTCCCAGTGAGCCGTCCAAGGAGGTTGAGTTCCCGCAGTCGTCACTGGACCAGGCCGCCCAGTTCGCGGTCTCGTACTCCTCGGTCTGGAAAGACGGGAAGTTCGCCGGCGACGTGTACATGGTCGACCCCGACCAGGTGTCGAAAACGCCGGAAAGCGGCGAGTATCTGGAGAAGGGCGGCTTCGCCGTCCGCGGCGACCGGACGTACTTCGAGGGCACGCCGGCCGGCGTCGCCGTCGGTATCACCTGCGACGACGAGACGCGGGTCATCGGTGGCCCGCCGGCGGCTATCGAGGGACAGGCCGCGACGAGCATCACCGTTGAACCGGGCCAGTACGCCCAGAACGATATCGCCAAGCGCCTCTACCGCGAGTTCAAGGAGCGGTTCGCAGACGAGACGTTCGTCCGGAAGGTCGCCAGCCCGGACCAGATACAGGAGTTCCTGCCGCCGGGCGGCAGCCGGATGACCGAGGAGTGA
- a CDS encoding MBL fold metallo-hydrolase: protein MRLTFLGTGSAMPTGSRMQSGYLLERDGKRLLVDCGSGVLHSLARTDAGYEGVDTVLLTHHHLDHVSDLDVLMKARWLAGETELTIAGPPGTSDLVRDLLETHDYMQDRLDLTLRDLDGGPFELAGFSGDTCETRHSMQCFAYRLSVDDGPAITLGADSEAFTDLVEFAEGSAVLVHDCSFPDDVDVSNHPTPTTLGATLRDADAEVGRVYLTHLYPHTEGRHEEMLESIADSYDGDVQFAEDGLTITVDRT from the coding sequence ATGCGTCTCACGTTTCTCGGCACCGGAAGCGCCATGCCCACCGGCTCTCGAATGCAGTCCGGCTATCTGCTGGAACGCGACGGAAAACGGCTGCTCGTCGACTGTGGCAGCGGCGTGTTGCACTCGCTGGCCCGAACAGACGCGGGCTACGAAGGCGTCGACACCGTGTTGCTGACCCACCACCATCTAGACCACGTTTCCGACCTCGACGTGCTGATGAAGGCCCGCTGGCTGGCCGGCGAAACAGAGCTCACGATAGCGGGTCCACCGGGCACGTCCGACCTGGTTCGGGACCTCCTCGAAACACACGACTACATGCAGGACCGACTGGACCTGACGCTCAGGGACCTCGATGGCGGACCGTTCGAACTGGCTGGGTTCAGCGGCGACACCTGCGAGACGCGCCACTCGATGCAGTGTTTCGCCTACCGACTCTCAGTCGATGACGGTCCGGCGATAACGCTTGGCGCAGACTCAGAGGCGTTCACGGACCTCGTCGAGTTCGCCGAAGGGTCGGCAGTGCTCGTCCACGACTGCTCGTTCCCGGATGACGTGGACGTGTCGAACCACCCGACGCCGACGACGCTCGGAGCGACGCTCCGCGATGCCGACGCCGAGGTCGGGCGTGTGTATCTCACCCACTTGTATCCACATACGGAGGGACGACACGAGGAGATGCTGGAGTCGATAGCGGACAGCTACGACGGCGACGTGCAGTTCGCCGAAGACGGCCTGACGATAACCGTCGACAGGACCTAA
- a CDS encoding mRNA surveillance protein pelota, with protein sequence MQIQSQETTAEGAERIEVVPETLDDLWHLSYVIEPGDLVSGDTTRRIQRNDDNLRDKGGEREPMWIQIEVTDVEFAKFANRLRVGGEIVDCSREDQLGFHHTLNVEEHTELTVEKHLKPDQADRLEEAVEATENPDVAIATVEEGEAHVHTVAQYGTEERATITSTTGKGEYARPRKELFDELASVLKRQDVDAYILAGPGFTKQDALDHFQDEIPDIAEQITVVDTSAVGDRGVHEVLKRGAVEDVQQQTRIAEEADYIDELMERIGSGSEVAYGPEEVAKAADYGAIETLLVLDERLRLERAGEGDWDIDVDQIIETTEQKGGDVTVFSAEFAPGQQLSNLGGIAALLRYRLD encoded by the coding sequence ATGCAAATACAGAGTCAGGAGACCACCGCCGAAGGGGCAGAGCGCATCGAGGTGGTCCCCGAGACGCTGGACGACCTCTGGCATCTCTCGTACGTCATCGAGCCGGGGGACCTCGTCTCCGGCGACACGACCCGTCGCATCCAGCGCAACGACGACAACCTCCGGGACAAAGGCGGCGAGCGAGAGCCGATGTGGATTCAGATCGAGGTCACCGACGTGGAGTTCGCGAAGTTCGCCAACCGCCTCCGGGTCGGCGGCGAAATCGTCGACTGCTCTCGGGAGGACCAACTGGGTTTTCACCACACGCTCAACGTCGAGGAACACACCGAACTCACCGTCGAAAAGCATCTCAAACCGGACCAGGCCGACCGCCTGGAGGAGGCCGTCGAAGCCACGGAGAACCCCGATGTGGCGATCGCGACCGTCGAAGAGGGTGAGGCCCACGTCCACACCGTCGCCCAGTACGGCACAGAGGAGCGGGCGACCATCACCTCGACGACTGGCAAGGGCGAGTATGCCCGCCCGCGCAAGGAACTGTTCGACGAACTGGCGTCAGTCCTCAAACGCCAGGACGTGGACGCCTACATCCTCGCGGGTCCCGGCTTCACCAAACAGGACGCGCTAGACCACTTTCAGGACGAGATTCCCGATATCGCCGAGCAGATTACCGTCGTAGACACGTCTGCTGTCGGCGACCGAGGCGTCCACGAAGTACTCAAACGCGGCGCTGTCGAGGACGTGCAACAGCAGACCCGCATCGCCGAGGAGGCGGATTACATCGACGAACTGATGGAGCGCATCGGGTCGGGTTCGGAGGTGGCCTACGGCCCGGAGGAAGTCGCCAAGGCGGCCGACTACGGCGCTATCGAGACGCTGCTCGTGCTCGACGAGCGGCTCCGACTGGAGCGGGCCGGCGAGGGCGACTGGGACATCGACGTCGACCAGATCATCGAGACGACAGAGCAGAAGGGGGGCGACGTGACCGTCTTCTCCGCGGAGTTCGCGCCCGGCCAGCAGCTCTCGAACCTCGGTGGCATCGCCGCGCTACTTCGGTACCGACTCGATTGA
- a CDS encoding sensor histidine kinase produces the protein MSFEEQQDFARQVADLNKYGQALNRCESVDEVVSLTLEAMSLLFEFSYSTFVEVRDDDLRVVHSTNPNLVQGEPPSDLARRAQEAGETLVEQGADAAVTADSDVTGALAVPARMGDEVTAVLVTRSQTVEEFGDEYVRPMEILATHAATAISNIRSRERLERAHRDLERRKEMIEMYDRLLRHDLGNDLQVIAGFADVVAGQVDGQTEEYAGKIQRAAESAADLIQRVGDLVSTLESQDNPEPQDLATVLGDTVRDVRANYGSLTVDFEPSAFEYQVYGGDLLDSVFTNIMSNAAVHNEGEVHMRVAPVETSSDEITVCFDDDGNGISPDLRENIFEMGVKGQESSGTGFGLGFVRALTESYGGRVSVAESDAGGAEFRVTLERV, from the coding sequence ATGTCGTTCGAAGAACAACAGGACTTTGCCAGACAGGTCGCCGACCTGAACAAGTACGGGCAGGCGCTCAATCGGTGTGAGTCCGTCGACGAGGTCGTTTCCCTCACGCTCGAAGCGATGTCGCTGCTGTTCGAGTTCTCCTACTCTACGTTCGTCGAGGTTCGTGACGACGACCTCCGGGTCGTCCACAGCACGAACCCGAATCTCGTGCAGGGCGAGCCACCCAGTGACCTGGCTCGACGGGCGCAGGAGGCCGGCGAGACGCTCGTCGAACAGGGCGCTGACGCCGCTGTCACGGCCGACTCGGACGTGACGGGTGCGCTGGCTGTCCCGGCCCGGATGGGTGATGAGGTGACAGCGGTGTTGGTCACACGGTCACAAACCGTCGAGGAGTTCGGGGACGAGTACGTCAGACCGATGGAGATCCTCGCGACCCACGCCGCGACGGCCATCTCCAACATCCGTTCCCGTGAACGGCTAGAACGGGCACACCGGGACCTGGAACGGCGAAAGGAGATGATCGAGATGTACGACCGGCTTCTCCGCCACGACCTGGGCAACGACCTTCAGGTCATCGCCGGGTTCGCCGATGTCGTCGCGGGACAGGTCGACGGCCAGACCGAGGAGTACGCCGGCAAGATACAGCGCGCGGCCGAGAGCGCCGCTGACCTCATCCAGCGCGTCGGCGACCTCGTCTCGACGCTAGAATCGCAGGACAACCCGGAGCCACAGGACCTCGCGACGGTTCTCGGGGACACAGTCCGGGATGTCAGAGCCAACTACGGGTCACTGACTGTCGATTTCGAGCCGTCAGCGTTCGAGTATCAGGTGTACGGCGGCGATTTGCTCGACTCGGTGTTCACGAACATCATGTCCAACGCGGCGGTCCACAACGAGGGCGAGGTACACATGCGAGTGGCCCCGGTGGAAACCAGCTCCGACGAGATCACCGTCTGTTTCGACGACGACGGGAACGGTATCTCGCCGGACCTGCGCGAGAATATTTTCGAAATGGGTGTGAAGGGGCAGGAGAGTTCGGGGACCGGCTTCGGCCTCGGGTTCGTTCGGGCGCTGACCGAGTCCTACGGCGGCAGGGTCAGCGTGGCAGAAAGCGACGCCGGTGGAGCCGAGTTCCGCGTCACGCTCGAACGCGTTTAG
- a CDS encoding dihydrodipicolinate synthase family protein, which produces MAESFDVLTPLVTPFDADGDLDVDGLKSLVRHVATTGVDGIVPCGTTGEFETLSPGEYRTVVRTTTETVPEDCRVIVGTAATDVATVHERMAFAAEQGADSTLVVPSYYGGQASGAGNEAYFESVLADVPLPVYLYNIPGAVGQELSVDTVAALAQSDAVAGLKDSSGDLPYVTAVLNQTPEDFTVYQGHDGLFVPSLVLGGDGGVSALSHLLYSELERAGTAVANGDVAEARAVQRKILSPLSEACAEFGFAPTVKALLADRGIIDHATVRPPRDSLSPDAVASVTGLL; this is translated from the coding sequence ATGGCCGAATCCTTCGACGTACTGACGCCGCTGGTGACGCCGTTCGACGCCGACGGCGACCTCGATGTGGATGGCCTGAAATCACTGGTCCGGCACGTCGCCACGACCGGCGTCGACGGCATCGTCCCCTGCGGGACGACCGGCGAGTTCGAGACGCTCTCACCCGGGGAGTACCGGACCGTCGTCCGAACCACGACAGAGACAGTGCCCGAGGACTGCCGCGTCATCGTCGGGACAGCCGCCACCGACGTTGCGACCGTCCACGAGCGGATGGCGTTCGCCGCCGAGCAGGGCGCAGACAGCACGCTGGTCGTGCCGTCGTACTACGGCGGCCAGGCCAGCGGGGCAGGCAACGAGGCGTACTTCGAATCGGTTCTGGCCGACGTGCCGCTGCCCGTCTACCTCTACAACATCCCCGGGGCCGTCGGACAGGAGCTATCCGTCGACACGGTCGCCGCGCTCGCTCAGTCCGACGCCGTCGCGGGGCTCAAGGACTCCTCTGGCGACCTCCCGTACGTCACTGCGGTCCTGAACCAGACGCCCGAGGACTTCACCGTCTATCAGGGCCACGACGGCCTGTTCGTCCCGTCGCTCGTGCTGGGCGGCGACGGCGGCGTCAGCGCGCTCTCCCATCTATTGTACAGCGAGCTAGAACGAGCGGGCACCGCCGTCGCCAACGGCGACGTGGCGGAAGCCAGAGCGGTCCAGCGGAAGATCCTCTCACCACTCTCAGAAGCGTGTGCCGAGTTCGGTTTCGCGCCCACCGTGAAGGCGTTGCTTGCCGACCGCGGCATCATCGACCACGCGACGGTGCGGCCGCCCCGGGACTCGCTCTCACCGGACGCAGTAGCGTCCGTGACCGGGCTGTTGTAG